Below is a window of Pelobates fuscus isolate aPelFus1 chromosome 13, aPelFus1.pri, whole genome shotgun sequence DNA.
attcctttttattccagaagtttggtccttaaggggttaaactctgtgaaaggcaaggaagcacctctagtggtagccttttacattgcagggttaagggtaccgggacaatgcacccagaccaattcaataatatttagttgtctgggtgcctatagagtacctttaaaaacaaaaaacaccaagaTAGCTACActgaaaaaaactgcaaaaaaaacacaacaccacACACCAGCAAACAACCAATACTCACAATTTGGCTACATGAACCTAAACTTTGCGTTGCCAACTCAATACAATCCAAGAATCTATTCACTAAACCACAAGTTGTAGTGAATCAAATACCCAAATTTAGGTTCAAATAACCAAGCATGTTAGCAGCAACAATTTTTCCCGAGAACAGCTATTTAGGCCTACAGTCAATTCTCACATCACCAGTGTAATACTGTGTCACACTATATGCACATTAGCACACCCCTCCCCCTACAGACTATCACACTGCCATTCGAAATCCTCCATGGCACACAATGCCAAACTCtccatatatgtaatataaaaaaaataattagatggGGGGGGACTATCTAGAGATCATTAAAATTAATCCACAAACCAGAAATACCACATTAGACATCAATAAAGCTTCACCCCTTATATACAATAATGGCAGATGATCCCCTAATATACAGTAATGATAGATAACCCCTTAATATATAGTAATTTCAGATAACTCCATGGTAGATAAACGTCCATCAATAGAAAGAGTCTGGGGAGATTGGGCACCCCATACTATACAATAATGATTGACATATGTCCCCAGTAATACAGAGCCCCCTCCTCCCAGGCTGATTTACATTGACAGACAGTATGAGAGAGATTGGGCACCCCATACTATACAATAATGATAGATATAATCCAAgtaataaaatcccccccccccccccctggttacATTGATACAGACTAACATGGGGGGGATTGAGTACCCCCTAATATGCAATAATGATAGTTATAAGCCCAGTTATAGAGCCCCCCCACCCCATGCTGGTTTAcattgacacagacagggggagaTTGGGCACCCCATACTATACAATAATGATAGTTATAACCCCAGTAATACAGAGCCCCCTCTCCCCAGACTGGGTTACATTAAAACAGATAGTCTGGGGGGGATTGGGCACCCCCTAATAAACAATAATGATAGATATAACCCCAGTAAGagagcccccctctccccaggcTGGGTTACAGTGATACAGATAGTCTGGGGGGGATTGGGCACCCCATACTGTAAAATAGTGATAGATATAACCCCAGTAATagagacccccctcccccaggttggTTTACATTGACACAGTCTGGGGGAGGGGAGATTGGTAACCCCCTAATATACAATAATGATAGTTATAACCCCAGGAAtagagccccccctcccccaggctgGGTTACCCTGATACAGaccgtctggggggggggggggggattgggcaCCTCCTAATATACAATAATGATAGATATAACTCCAGTAATAGAGCACCCCTCCCCAGGCTGGGTTACCCTGATACAGACAGGGCTCCATGCTGACTGGGCCATAGCCTGGATACAAAGCCCCGGGCTCCCAGCCATGGTGCCCCCACACCCAGCTCGAGGCAGTGCACCCCGAGAGCCAGCTATGTCCaggcccctccccccctccagcTCTCCACGAAGTGCGCCATTGCGGCCTAGTCCCCGAGCCAGCAGCAGCGCGCTCGCTCCGCCGCCATGTTCGGCCGCcatcttcccccccgtccccaaCACGCCATGTTTTATCGGGCAGCCATACTGCCCAGCGAACATGGCGGCGCCCAGTCACACATCAAAACATGGCCTCCTCCTCACAACAAAATCTCCCCTTTGCCGTGATAGAGGGCCTCCCCGGGGCTGGGGAGACCGGGCTCGGTGCCGGGAGCGGCGGGACACGCCCTGGGAGGGGGCCCTGTGAGGTACTGACCTGAAGCCCACATGGTGACGGAGAACTCGCCCTCCAGGGTCTTGATCTGGACCTGTTTCTGCTCCCATTTCCTCCCGCTCGGCTCGGCCCCGCTCAGGTAGCTCTTCTTCCCGCTCTTTTTACCGCTGCCGCCTTTCTTCATCCTCCCTCCCGAAGAGGAGCTCTTGCCGGCCACCGTCACCAGGGTCTGTTCGATGTACTCGTCCTCCCCGGCCGGGGCCGGCACCGGGATCAGGATCTGGTCCTCGAAGCCGTCGTCGGTCCTGAGGTCCGAGTCGTCCCCGCCGACCACCTCCTCCCGGGTCTGGACCAGGATGACCtcctggtggtggtggtggtggtgatggtggacGTGGCCCGGGTCGTCCGAGTCGAGCGGCTGCAGGGCGATCATgggctggtggtggtggtggtgatggtggccGTGGGGGTCGTCGTCGTCGTCATAGTCGTCGTCCCCGACCACCGTGGTCTCGATGGTCTCCACCGGGATGGACTCCACCTCGATCTCGTGCAGCTCCACGATCTCCGCCGGCATCTCGGAGCCGTCCGAGGCTATGTACAACGTATCACCCGATGCCATCATCAGATCGCCGGCCGGCCGGTGCAGCCCCCCTCCTCCTGGTTATTAAATCCCCCCCCCGGTCCCTGCTTTCATAGATATCgctctctctgtcacccccccctcccgcTCGCTAgctctattatttatttatttatttatttcctccgCCTTCTCAAGACAATTCCCAACTCCAGCCAGCAAATCTCGTCGCCGCTGTCCGCTCCCGGCATCATCTCGCGAGACTTGCTGCGGCAGCAGGAGGCATTTCTAACGGCCgtgctgggaggaggaggaggaggcggcggGCGGCATTCTGACTAGGGGTAGAGGGAAGGAGTGGGCGGGGCCCGCACATCGcgccgggtcacgtgacgcggctggctggcgggcattTTGCCGAAGCCGACCGTTTGGAGAGCAAGCAGGGAGGATGGTTCCTCGGGGCTGGTGACAGCTGGCGGACCTACCGGGCAGTGATggcggctgggggggggggattctggatagatatatagattataATGGCTGATCTAGGATTAGACCGGTGAAAACTGACAGATATATATCTCTCAAGTTCTgaggttttttatttattattatttctttacatttaggggtaaggtagatccccagatgttttttattttgttttttattttaaaaccacagcttccatgatgctttgtcattgctaaagcaggcttcctcaaactccggccctccagatgtctcccatgattctatgaattaaatagaccggctgagaatcatgggagttgtagttctgcaacatctggagggccggagtttggggaagcctgttctaaaggcatgcaaagcatcatgggagttgttctACAAcctctggggatctacattttaggcacccctgctctagacctTTCGAGTACTTTTATCTTGTTtgaagtgttttgtgtgtgaagagtgtgaccactggggtatttttttatttttttttcatgttagaAAAAGtggagatttcaatagaaatggacaTGTTTAGAAATTAGCCCTGTTACAACGATCAGCCTTTAACGATACGTGAAACGACGTAGATAGCTATGTCTGATCAGTTTGTGAATATGTCCGTGCCTCTCAGCATATCTGTATTGTGCTCAGCCCTGGAGTGgcatcttaaaaggacactgtagtagAGCTTGACAAattaaaagttaggagccagtcattttcaacgagaaaatgcaattcttaaaaggacactatagtcaccattacatccttatgtagttgttctggtgtctatagcctgtccttgcaggctttttattgtaaacactgccttttctgcacgagagtcctgggtcactgctgcacccacgttcagtgtctccaagctctgcatggaggcgctgaatgttcctcatagagatgcagtaatttaatgcatctctatgaggagatggggGATTGGtgcatttgctgcgcatgcacaaaagcATTGTCtcagctgagatcataaagattgattatctcagccatggaggtggtaCCAAACATGCCGAAACTGGCACAGCGTGGGAcaatggggggaaaaaaggtgagtaaaaacatctTCCTCATGCGATCGgaggggcaggtacctaaacgtgcacacacaaactctgaccggttctcacacacacacacacacacacacacacacaaactcttgacaggttctcacacacacaaactcttgacaggttctcacacacacaaactcttgacaggttctcacacacacacaaactcttgacaggttctcacacacacaaactcttgacaggttctcacacacacaaactcttgacaggttctcacacactaactctgacaggttctcacacactaactctgacaggttctcacacactaactctgacaggttctcacacactaactctgacaggttctcacacactaactctgacaggttctcacacactaactctgacaggttctcacacactaactaactctgacaggttctcacacactaactaactctgacaggttctcacacactaactaactctgacaggttctcacacactaactaactctgacaggttctcacacactaactaactctgacaggttctcacacactaactaactctgacaggttctcacacactaactaactctgacaggttctcacacactcactaactctgacaggttctcacacacacactaactctgacaggttctcacacacacactaactctgacaggttctcacacacacactaactctgacaggttctcacacacacactaactctgacaggttctcacacacacactaactctgacaggttctcacacacacactaactctgacaggttctcacacacacactaactctgacaggttctcacacacacactaactctgacaggttctcacacacacactaactctgacaggttctcacacacacactaactctgacaggttctcacacacacactaactctgacaggttctcacacacacactaactctgacaggttctcacacacacactaactctgacaggttctcacacacacactaactctgacaggttctcacacacacactaactctgacaggttctcacacacacactaactctgacaggttctcacacacacactaactctgacaggttctcacacacacactaactctgacaggttctcacacacacactaactctgacaggttctcacacacacactaactctgacaggttctcacacacacacacactaactctgacaggttctcacacacacactaactctgacaggttctcacacacacacacactaactctgacaggttctcacacacacacacactaactctgacaggttctcacacacacacacacactaactctgacaggttctcacacacacacacactaactctgacaggttctcacacacacacacactaactctgacaggttctcacacacacacacacacacactaactctgacaggttctcacacacacacacacacacactaactctgacaggttctcacacacacacacacacacactaactctgacaggttctcacacacacacacacacacacacacacactaactctgacaggttctcacacacacacacacacacactaactctgacaggttctcacacacacacacacacacactaactctgacaggttctcacacacacacacacacacacactaactctgacaggttcacacacacacacacacactaactctgacaggttctcacacacacacacactaactctgacaggttctcacacacacacacactaactctgacaggttctcacacacactaactctgacaggttctcacacacactaactctgacaggttctcacacacactaactctgacaggttctcacacacacacacacacactaactctgacaggttctcacacacacactaactctgacaggttctcacacacacacacacactaactctgacaggttctcacacacacacacacactaactctgacaggttctcacacacacacacacactaactctgacaggttctcacacacacacacacacacactaactctgacaggttctcacacacacacacacacactaactctgacaggttctcacacacacacacacacactaactctgacaggttctcacacacacacacacacactaactctgacaggttctcacacacacacacacactaactctgacaggttctcacacacacacacacacactaactctgacaggttctcacacacacacacacacacactaactctgacaggttctcacacacacacacacactaactctgacaggttctcacacacacacacactaactctgacaggttctcacacacacacactaactctgacaggttctcacacacacacactaactctgacaggttctcacacacacacacacacacactaactctgacaggttctcacacacacacacactaactctgacaggttctcacacacacacacacacacactcactctgacaggcgcgcacacacacacattctgacacgCTCACACactcatttttgttttaattgaaccCTACTCAACCTACCTACCTTTGGAAGAGCTGAGTGGGGCTGGTCTCTTcctgcgtgcgagggagcagtactctgcctgtatcTGCTCCCTGCGCGCTCTCTGTAATGATGTTGGGGCCGGATTGCCGtcctattccggctcccggcatcattacaCAGTACTGCCCCCTCGCACACTGCCTACAATGCTCCTACGGGCGGGCGGCTCCATCCTCCTCCAATATTCCCCTGACTGGTGCTGTCAAAGCTCCCTCGGCAGCCGCACTAACTAGAAAGCTGGCAAATGCCAGGCGCCATGGCGTAATTTCTAGTCACCAAGGCGAcaagaggaaagtgctcatgctattgtacagaacactggtgagacctcacttggagtcttGTACGCAgtgctggagaccgtatcttcagaaggatattgatactttagagagagttcagagaagggctactaaactggttcatggattgcaggataaaacttaccaggaaaggttaatggatctttaacatgtatagcttggaggaaagacgagacagggggatatgataaacatttaaatacataaagggaatcaacacagtaaaggaggagactaccgtatttatcggcgtataacacgcacttttttcccctgaaaataggggggaaatcgtgggtgtgtgttatacgccgatatcccataattacttacctgtcctgaagcgtgggccagcttcacagcgcgcaccgcggtacaggaactttaatttcaggttccggtttccggcgggactgaaaggtattgtgcacacttcctttcagtcccg
It encodes the following:
- the YY1 gene encoding transcriptional repressor protein YY1; the protein is MMASGDTLYIASDGSEMPAEIVELHEIEVESIPVETIETTVVGDDDYDDDDDPHGHHHHHHHQPMIALQPLDSDDPGHVHHHHHHHHQEVILVQTREEVVGGDDSDLRTDDGFEDQILIPVPAPAGEDEYIEQTLVTVAGKSSSSGGRMKKGGSGKKSGKKSYLSGAEPSGRKWEQKQVQIKTLEGEFSVTMWASDDKKDIDHETVVEEQIIGENSPPDYSEYMTGKKLPPGGIPGIDLSDPKQLAEFARMKPRKIKEDDAPRTIACPHKGCTKMFRDNSAMRKHLHTHGPRVHVCAECGKAFVESSKLKRHQLVHTGEKPFQCTFEGCGKRFSLDFNLRTHVRIHTGDRPYVCPFDGCNKKFAQSTNLKSHILTHAKAKNNQ